The genomic stretch CCGAGCTGCGCCGGCGCGGGGTGTCGATCCTGCTGGTGGAGCAGAACGCGCGCGCCGCGCTGCAGGTGGCCGACTACGCCTACGTGCTCGAGACCGGCGCGATCGCGATGGAAGGACCGGCCGTGCAGCTGCGCGACGACCCGCGTGTGATCGAGGCCTACCTCGGTCTGGGTGGCAAGCACCAGGAGATGCTGGCCACCTGAAGGGGCAGGGCAGCGCCTGCTGCCCTTCTCGCCGGTGCTCGGCCATGGCCACGAGCACTTCACCAAACACGTCGTTTGACACGACAGTCGGACAAGGACAGAAATCATGGAAGCGCTGCGTATCATCCAGGACGAACATCAGTCGCTGGCGGCCATCCTTCACGCCATCCGTCACATGATCAAGGAGATCGGCGAAGGCAAGCTGCAGCCGGACTTCGGTCTGCTGAAGGCCATGGTGCACTATCTCGATGCCTATCCGGAGAAGAAGCACCACCCCAAGGAAGACCAGTACCTTTTCGCCATTCTCAAGAAGCGCACCAGCGAGGGGGCCGAGGCGATGGCCAGGCTCGAGCAGGAGCACGCTGTGGGCGATGATCGCATCAAGGCGCTCGAGGCTGCTCTGCATCAGTATGCAAGTGGCGCGCGCGACGGTTTCGATGCCTTCTCGCAGGCGTTCGAGCGCTTTGCCGAGTTCTATCGCAATCACATGCTGCTGGAAGAGCACGTGATCCTGCCGCTGGTGAAGAAGTATTTCACCGCAGAGGACTGGGCCGAATCTGCGGCGGGGTTCCGCGAAAACGCAGACCCGATGGCGGGCACCGGTGACCCGGCCA from Parazoarcus communis encodes the following:
- a CDS encoding hemerythrin domain-containing protein, which gives rise to MEALRIIQDEHQSLAAILHAIRHMIKEIGEGKLQPDFGLLKAMVHYLDAYPEKKHHPKEDQYLFAILKKRTSEGAEAMARLEQEHAVGDDRIKALEAALHQYASGARDGFDAFSQAFERFAEFYRNHMLLEEHVILPLVKKYFTAEDWAESAAGFRENADPMAGTGDPATHEDFQRIFSRLVAAAPAPIGLGGGPYKAD